A single Cupriavidus sp. D39 DNA region contains:
- a CDS encoding helix-turn-helix domain-containing protein, which yields MINIQFIERDGRPEFAVVPIEVWERIKRRVGELDDAALHGQAKTRDDGFRIPAAILDAELSGDNPVKAWREYRRMTQDALATAAGLSKPYLSQIENRKRDGSIEVFQSLAAALACRSTYWLSSQENNPHST from the coding sequence ATGATCAACATTCAATTCATCGAACGCGATGGCCGCCCCGAGTTCGCGGTGGTGCCCATTGAAGTGTGGGAGCGCATCAAACGTCGGGTCGGGGAGCTCGACGACGCAGCGCTGCACGGGCAGGCCAAGACTCGAGATGACGGTTTTCGGATCCCCGCCGCCATACTGGATGCCGAACTCTCCGGCGATAACCCGGTGAAGGCCTGGCGCGAATACCGCCGCATGACCCAGGATGCGCTGGCGACCGCGGCGGGCCTCAGCAAGCCCTATCTCAGCCAGATCGAGAACCGCAAACGTGATGGCAGCATCGAGGTATTCCAGAGCCTCGCGGCAGCGCTTGCGTGCCGATCGACGTACTGGTTGAGCAGCCAGGAAAATAATCCGCATTCAACCTGA
- a CDS encoding DUF2188 domain-containing protein yields the protein MDTKPQRNVHVVPHGDGWDIIHEGAKGERAHFLTQEEAVEAATAIAQREKVELLVHGQDGQIRSRNSYGHDPRSVRG from the coding sequence ATGGATACAAAACCGCAACGCAACGTACACGTCGTCCCCCACGGCGACGGGTGGGACATCATCCATGAGGGGGCCAAGGGTGAAAGAGCACACTTCCTGACTCAGGAGGAGGCGGTGGAAGCCGCCACGGCGATTGCACAGCGCGAGAAGGTGGAGTTGCTGGTGCATGGGCAGGATGGTCAGATCCGCTCGCGCAATAGCTACGGGCATGACCCTCGCAGTGTGAGAGGCTGA